In a genomic window of Epinephelus lanceolatus isolate andai-2023 chromosome 3, ASM4190304v1, whole genome shotgun sequence:
- the LOC117255748 gene encoding ecto-ADP-ribosyltransferase 4-like → MKFGKGAVCELKSLRNWASLCVLLAVALLLYHDPFLLLWWPQKPAEKTKTDASHLDMATDSIDDMYDGCRSESASVIDLFGVFEWHFNGNFSNAWAAAESRAKRPVHGNLKEEHTIVMYMYTEVKDLQQDFNLAVKTGRHNYSTHGFKFHYFYFYLTDAIQILHRNQTLCRTTYHMTWKRFDQDVVNTNMRFGAFTLAVSSKQSFDLNGSVSCFEIYSCFGADITDYSATNQIGQVLIPPYEVFKVTDVLTNDPWCSVVYKLESTKIPRGDLNCKLHDRQIKAYFGAVLNHWNTGSYGIMTACIALLILISIVLVKRRQKRFVAEVFIALLVVVVMILVILRVSLIRDR, encoded by the exons atgAAGTTTggcaaaggagcagtgtgtgagcTGAAGTCACTGAGAAACTGGGCGAGCCTTTGTGTGTTGTTGGCGGTGGCGCTCCTACTGTACCATGACCCATTTCTACTACTGTGGTGGCCTCAGAAACCTGCTGAG AAAACTAAGACTGATGCTTCACACCTGGACATGGCGACAGATTCCATTGATGACATGTATGACGGTTGCCGGTCTGAATCAGCCTCTGTGATCGACCTGTTTGGCGTGTTTGAGTGGCACTTCAATGGAAACTTCAGTAATGCCTGGGCTGCAGCTGAAAGCAGAGCAAAGAGACCTGTGCACGGGAACCTGAAAGAAGAGCACACTATAGTTATGTACATGTACACTGAGGTGAAAGACCTTCAACAAGATTTCAACCTTGCAGTGAAAACAGGGAGACACAATTACAGCACACACGGATTCAAATTCCACTATTTCTACTTCTACCTGACTGATGCCATTCAAATTCTGCATCGCAATCAGACATTGTGCAGAACCACCTATCACATGACGTGGAAACGGTTTGACCAGGATGTTGTCAACACAAACATGCGTTTTGGTGCTTTCACCTTGGCAGTTTCAAGCAAACAATCATTTGATCTTAATGGCAGTGTGTCTTGTTTTGAGATCTACTCATGCTTTGGTGCTGATATAACAGATTACTCTGCCACAAACCAAATAGGACAGGTGCTGATTCCTCCCTACGAGGTCTTCAAAGTTACAGACGTCCTGACAAATGACCCATGGTGCAGTGTTGTCTACAAGCTCGAGAGTACCAAAATACCAAGGGGAGATTTGAATTGTAAATTGCATGACAGGCAAATAAAAGCATATTTTGGAGCAGTTTTAAATCACTGGAACACTGGAAGTTATGGGATCATGACTGCATGCATCGCACTGTTGATTTTAATTTCTATAGTCCTTGTTAAACGAAGGCAGAAGCGTTTCGTGGCTGAAGTGTTCATTGctctgctggtggtggtggtgatgattcTGGTGATACTGAGAGTTAGTTTGATCAGAGATAGGTGA
- the LOC117255776 gene encoding NAD(P)(+)--arginine ADP-ribosyltransferase 1-like, with the protein MAVRTFWAAVLMTYGVSMGIAKTSAEPGLKVPLDLALNAVDDMYTGCKDKMEYRVKKEYLDNEKNKDKNFTLAWGEAEKYYNKKWHKKGKRPSTSLGKEQILAIYVYTLDKPKVYLDFNDAVRTQRSQYRTTFRYHTLHYFLTGALQTLNARKPEEERCLTGYRRVNSYFSQNVLNKVVRFGSFTSSSMGWYPSAERFGDKSCFEIFTCLGADVSLYSKLGESEREVLIPPYEAFKVTKIERRSDRRDLPCEVVYTLESTRTPLSNLNCALF; encoded by the exons ATGGCAGTTAGGACATTCTGGGCAGCAGTGCTGATGACATATGGAGTGTCCATGGGAATTGCAAAG ACCTCTGCAGAACCTGGGTTAAAAGTTCCACTGGATTTGGCTCTAAACGCTGTTGATGATATGTACACTGGTTGCAAAGACAAGATGGAGTACAGAGTGAAGAAGGAGTACCTGgacaatgagaaaaacaaagacaagaatTTCACCCTGGCCTGGGGCGAAGCAGAAAAATACTACAAcaaaaaatggcataaaaaggGAAAGCGACCTTCCACCTCCCTGGGAAAAGAACAGATCCTGGCTATTTATGTTTATACCCTCGACAAACCAAAAGTCTATCTTGATTTCAATGATGCAGTTCGAACCCAGAGATCTCAGTACAGGACCACATTTAGATATCACACTCTTCACTATTTCCTGACTGGCGCCCTCCAAACTCTCAACGCTCGCAAACCTGAAGAGGAAAGATGTCTCACTGGCTACCGCAGAGTCAACAGCTACTTTAGCCAAAATGTTCTCAACAAGGTGGTTCGCTTTGGCTCTTTTACCTCCAGCTCAATGGGTTGGTACCCCAGCGCTGAAAGATTTGGAGACAAGTCATGCTTTGAGATTTTCACATGCCTGGGGGCAGATGTGTCTCTGTACTCTAAGCTCGGGGAGTCCGAGAGAGAAGTGCTGATTCCTCCTTATGAGGCCTTTAAAGTCACAAAGATTGAGAGGAGATCTGATCGGAGGGATCTTCCATGTGAGGTGGTGTATACACTAGAAAGTACCCGCACACCTCTTTCCAATTTGAATTGTGCTCTTTTCTGA